In a genomic window of Bradyrhizobium ontarionense:
- a CDS encoding aldo/keto reductase, giving the protein MRPEKVCLIGIWILLNVSECGSQIPFNLLRQSMKYRQLGPLPVSEIGLGCSGFWGNRQFEDRQAIRIVHEAFDLGVNLFDTGHNYCNYNAEPRLGRALAEILKRADRSKIVVSTKVGTLRPRPLISLREVKTQDHSPEYVELACARAIKNLNTDFIDVLYLHNFAPASITDALLTKLASMRRNGMFRLLGINTHSEAHMQYVARLKGVFDVALIDLNVAQLDRLPIVDQLHKAGIAVVAGTVLAQGHLIRGKIGHIRSAADLWYLARALLKPDARRLALAARDVRPALASVDGMSAAQAAMSYILGLQQVSACIFGTTNLNNLREIAAAPEKRLSEAHAASIYAAFRQQRAFASA; this is encoded by the coding sequence GTGCGGCCGGAAAAAGTGTGTCTGATCGGAATCTGGATATTGCTAAATGTTTCTGAATGTGGTTCTCAGATACCGTTCAATCTTTTGCGTCAGTCAATGAAATACCGGCAGCTTGGTCCTCTTCCTGTCTCTGAAATCGGTCTTGGTTGTTCCGGATTCTGGGGCAATCGACAGTTCGAGGACAGGCAAGCCATCCGAATCGTGCATGAAGCGTTCGATCTCGGAGTCAATCTCTTCGATACGGGGCACAACTACTGCAACTACAATGCAGAGCCCAGGCTCGGTCGCGCACTGGCGGAAATCCTGAAGCGCGCGGATCGATCGAAGATCGTCGTCTCGACAAAGGTCGGGACATTGCGCCCGCGCCCTCTCATCTCTCTGCGCGAGGTCAAGACGCAGGATCACAGTCCGGAGTATGTCGAGCTTGCGTGCGCTCGCGCGATCAAGAACTTGAACACGGACTTCATCGACGTCCTCTATCTCCACAATTTCGCGCCGGCATCGATCACGGATGCGTTGTTGACGAAGCTCGCGTCGATGCGCCGCAACGGCATGTTCAGACTGCTCGGCATCAACACGCATTCCGAAGCGCACATGCAATATGTCGCCCGACTCAAAGGCGTCTTCGATGTCGCGCTGATCGACCTGAACGTGGCGCAGTTGGACCGGCTCCCGATCGTTGACCAACTCCACAAGGCAGGCATTGCCGTCGTTGCCGGCACGGTTCTGGCGCAAGGGCATTTGATCCGGGGCAAGATCGGCCACATCCGAAGCGCTGCCGATCTCTGGTATCTGGCCCGGGCGCTGCTGAAGCCGGATGCCCGCCGACTTGCCTTGGCCGCTCGTGACGTCCGGCCCGCGCTCGCGTCGGTCGACGGGATGTCGGCGGCGCAAGCTGCGATGTCCTACATTCTCGGACTTCAGCAGGTTTCGGCCTGCATCTTCGGAACCACGAACCTCAACAACCTCAGAGAAATCGCGGCCGCCCCGGAAAAACGCCTGTCCGAGGCTCACGCCGCATCGATCTACGCGGCGTTTCGTCAGCAGCGCGCATTTGCCAGCGCCTAG